A DNA window from Amycolatopsis sp. DSM 110486 contains the following coding sequences:
- a CDS encoding sensor histidine kinase — protein MQDWWRARNPWFGRVFRTFVVLVFTLGATSAAGRWQPGAHLLSAAGAAWLVATVLTLLVAHRYPLPVFVVTAASAYAFYASSEPNGPVILVPTIALFMLTRRSGPVVAGWTGAGVLVAGYAAHVIATRSFAIAPSAGVFVVWPAAVIGIGTAVRYQFAALAARREQAVEHRHRLAEQERLQIAREVHDVVAHSLAMINVQAGVAAHVADRRPEQAKEALLNIKAASASALNDLRATLAVLRSGEDKAPAPSLAQLGELLDHARSAGLEVRLHGDAGDVPAPVAGATYRILQESLTNVVRHADGAQHVDVHLDRRPGALTLTVRDDGRATTAPTPGHGLRGMNERAAALGGTVQAGLVSAAGGGFEVRAELPVKGE, from the coding sequence ATGCAGGACTGGTGGCGGGCGCGGAACCCGTGGTTCGGACGCGTGTTCCGGACCTTCGTGGTGCTCGTGTTCACACTCGGCGCCACGAGCGCGGCCGGCCGCTGGCAGCCGGGCGCCCACCTGCTCAGCGCCGCGGGCGCCGCGTGGCTGGTCGCGACCGTGCTGACGCTGCTGGTCGCGCACCGCTACCCACTGCCGGTTTTCGTGGTCACAGCCGCGTCGGCGTACGCGTTCTACGCCTCCAGCGAGCCCAACGGACCGGTCATCCTGGTGCCGACCATCGCGTTGTTCATGCTCACCCGGCGAAGTGGTCCGGTGGTCGCGGGCTGGACCGGCGCCGGCGTGCTCGTAGCCGGGTACGCGGCGCACGTGATCGCCACGCGGTCGTTCGCGATCGCCCCTTCGGCCGGGGTGTTCGTGGTGTGGCCGGCGGCGGTGATCGGCATCGGCACCGCCGTGCGCTACCAGTTCGCGGCGCTGGCGGCGCGGCGCGAGCAGGCCGTGGAGCACCGCCACCGCCTGGCCGAGCAGGAGCGGCTGCAGATCGCGCGCGAGGTGCACGACGTCGTGGCCCACAGCCTCGCGATGATCAACGTGCAGGCCGGCGTCGCCGCCCACGTCGCCGACCGGCGACCTGAGCAGGCGAAAGAGGCGCTGCTGAACATCAAGGCGGCCAGCGCGTCGGCGCTCAACGACCTGCGTGCGACGCTCGCGGTCCTGCGTTCGGGCGAGGACAAGGCGCCCGCGCCGAGCCTTGCGCAGCTGGGCGAGCTGCTCGACCACGCGCGGTCCGCGGGCCTCGAAGTGCGGCTGCACGGCGACGCGGGCGACGTGCCCGCGCCCGTGGCCGGCGCGACCTACCGGATCCTGCAGGAGTCGCTCACCAACGTCGTCCGCCACGCCGACGGGGCGCAGCACGTGGACGTCCACCTCGACCGGCGCCCGGGCGCCCTCACGCTCACCGTCCGCGACGACGGCCGCGCCACCACCGCGCCCACGCCCGGCCACGGCCTGCGCGGGATGAACGAGCGCGCTGCCGCCCTCGGCGGCACGGTCCAGGCCGGCCTGGTCAGTGCCGCCGGGGGCGGTTTCGAAGTGCGGGCCGAGCTGCCCGTGAAGGGGGAATGA